From the genome of Niallia sp. FSL W8-0635, one region includes:
- a CDS encoding SOS response-associated peptidase, with protein MCGRFTLFTDFGTIIDRFNIDSAIEESLYNPNYNVAPSQSVLSVINDGEKNRLGYLRWGLIPPWSKDMKIGYKMINARSETIAEKPSFRNAYKKKRCLILADSFYEWKRTDERKIPMRIKLKNDQPFGMAGLWESWKSPEGEMIYSCSVITTQPNKLMTEIHDRMPVILKPEDEQFWLNPTNTDTNSLSKLLVPFDFEQMEAFEVSSDVNSPKNNSPSLIQQIC; from the coding sequence ATGTGTGGTCGCTTTACTTTATTTACTGACTTTGGAACAATTATTGACCGCTTTAATATCGACTCAGCAATTGAAGAATCCCTTTATAATCCAAATTATAATGTAGCTCCCTCTCAATCCGTACTTTCTGTGATTAATGATGGGGAAAAGAATCGTCTTGGATATTTACGTTGGGGATTGATTCCTCCCTGGTCTAAAGATATGAAAATCGGTTATAAAATGATTAACGCTCGTTCAGAAACAATTGCCGAAAAACCAAGTTTTCGAAATGCCTATAAAAAGAAACGCTGTTTAATCCTTGCTGATTCGTTCTATGAATGGAAACGTACAGATGAACGTAAAATTCCTATGCGTATTAAACTGAAAAATGATCAACCATTTGGTATGGCTGGTTTATGGGAATCTTGGAAATCCCCAGAAGGAGAAATGATATATTCTTGTTCTGTAATTACCACTCAACCAAATAAGTTAATGACTGAAATACATGATAGAATGCCAGTAATATTAAAACCTGAAGATGAACAATTCTGGCTAAATCCAACAAATACAGATACTAACTCGTTAAGTAAATTACTTGTTCCCTTTGACTTTGAACAAATGGAAGCTTTTGAAGTTTCAAGTGATGTTAATTCTCCAAAAAACAATTCACCTAGCTTAATTCAGCAAATTTGTTGA
- a CDS encoding IS3 family transposase (programmed frameshift), with the protein MKEKNGVRYSKEQKEAIVKRMMPPHNESVATISKEEGITEPTLYKWRKAAREAGVATPGNGQTSDKWTSQDKFLIVMETFAMNETELAEYCRKKGLYREQIELWRSVCLQANGQVFDQSKQLSGALKEEQKRAKQLEKDLQKKEKALAEAAALLLLRKKAQGDLGGRRGRMISPSNRALAVELIQEANQNGARLAKACEELYISVRTYERWVADGKVKVDQRPFAKRPVPKNKLSEEEKKEILEVVTQEEYADLPPTQIVPKLADKGTYIASESTFYRVLREGKMQHHRGRSQKPTRRIPESHLATSPNQVWTWDITWLGGPVKGLYYRLYLILDLFSRKAVGWEVWEKEEATHAESLVKKAVINEKIQGAPLVLHSDNGSPMKAETFLSLLEKLGIQSSFSRPRVSNDNPYSEAMFRTLKYRPDYPHKGFTSLEEARQWAHQFVHWYNHIHLHSGLNYVTPAQCHAGEHVTILTKRKDVYEAAKAKHPERWARSLRNWTPIEKVALNPMRDEGKRKR; encoded by the exons ATGAAAGAAAAAAATGGAGTACGATACTCGAAGGAACAAAAAGAGGCAATTGTTAAACGAATGATGCCACCACATAACGAATCAGTGGCTACTATCTCGAAGGAAGAAGGCATCACAGAACCAACGTTGTACAAGTGGCGTAAGGCTGCACGTGAAGCTGGTGTGGCAACGCCTGGCAATGGACAAACAAGTGACAAATGGACCAGTCAAGATAAGTTTTTAATCGTGATGGAGACCTTTGCGATGAACGAAACGGAATTGGCTGAATACTGTCGTAAAAAGGGTTTGTACCGTGAACAGATTGAATTATGGCGATCTGTTTGTCTCCAGGCAAACGGACAAGTATTTGATCAATCAAAGCAGTTATCTGGTGCGTTAAAGGAAGAACAGAAACGGGCAAAACAGTTAGAAAAAGATCTTCAAAAGAAGGAGAAAGCATTAGCGGAAGCTGCGGCGTTATTATTACTTAGAAAAAAGGCCCAAG GCGATTTGGGGGGACGACGAGGAAGAATGATTAGCCCATCAAATCGCGCATTAGCTGTAGAACTCATCCAAGAAGCCAATCAAAATGGTGCGCGGTTAGCGAAGGCTTGTGAGGAACTTTATATTAGTGTACGAACCTACGAGCGCTGGGTGGCAGATGGTAAGGTTAAGGTCGATCAGCGTCCCTTTGCGAAAAGACCTGTTCCAAAAAATAAGTTGTCCGAGGAAGAGAAAAAGGAAATACTCGAGGTTGTTACACAAGAAGAATATGCCGACTTACCGCCGACACAAATTGTCCCAAAGCTTGCGGATAAAGGAACATATATTGCGTCAGAATCTACGTTTTACCGTGTTTTACGTGAAGGAAAGATGCAACACCACCGTGGACGTAGTCAAAAGCCAACACGAAGAATCCCCGAGAGTCATCTGGCCACATCGCCAAATCAGGTGTGGACATGGGATATTACGTGGCTTGGTGGACCTGTGAAAGGCTTGTATTATCGCCTCTATTTAATACTCGATCTATTTAGTAGAAAAGCAGTTGGGTGGGAAGTATGGGAAAAGGAAGAAGCGACACACGCTGAATCACTTGTAAAAAAAGCAGTCATTAATGAGAAAATCCAAGGGGCACCACTGGTGTTGCATTCAGACAATGGGAGTCCGATGAAAGCTGAGACTTTTTTAAGTTTACTTGAGAAGTTGGGGATCCAAAGTTCCTTTTCAAGACCACGTGTAAGCAATGATAATCCTTATTCAGAAGCCATGTTTCGAACACTTAAATACCGCCCTGATTATCCGCATAAGGGCTTTACCTCACTTGAAGAAGCCAGACAATGGGCACACCAATTTGTCCATTGGTATAATCATATTCATCTGCATAGTGGGCTGAATTATGTAACACCGGCACAGTGTCATGCCGGAGAACACGTAACCATATTGACAAAGAGAAAAGACGTATATGAAGCCGCAAAAGCGAAGCATCCAGAACGCTGGGCGAGGAGTCTAAGAAATTGGACACCTATTGAAAAAGTAGCACTTAATCCAATGCGTGATGAGGGAAAAAGGAAACGTTGA
- a CDS encoding AAA family ATPase: MNERKKIVSEKISSFNENNKKILQIYYGHGNKPQHDFLEELLFNINRERHIKGLLLTWGDVERYLYQIIEKIDFLDFLELLLWQRFSKLEAIVSLSSVMKSNANKSLYDVNEGYEAITGQNLNSIYREIIKGLFINQNNIDACLRKYFAAKDDFDIYFNINSKESTKSQGVLLLPIETLSLGQKVAAILTFIFNFGLHTNDNTPLLIDQPEDNLDSQYIYKNLVESLKKIKNKRQVIIVTHNRCLST, translated from the coding sequence ATGAATGAACGAAAAAAGATAGTATCAGAAAAAATAAGCAGCTTTAATGAAAATAATAAAAAAATTTTGCAAATATACTATGGTCACGGTAATAAACCACAACATGATTTCTTAGAAGAGCTACTATTTAATATAAATAGAGAACGTCATATAAAAGGTTTGTTATTAACCTGGGGAGATGTTGAAAGATATCTATACCAAATCATAGAAAAAATTGATTTTTTAGATTTTCTTGAATTACTACTTTGGCAAAGATTCAGTAAGTTAGAAGCGATAGTTAGCTTATCTAGTGTTATGAAAAGTAATGCTAACAAGTCTTTATACGATGTAAATGAAGGTTACGAAGCAATTACAGGTCAAAATTTAAACTCAATTTATAGAGAAATAATTAAAGGATTATTTATAAATCAAAATAATATTGATGCATGTCTAAGAAAGTATTTTGCTGCTAAAGATGATTTTGATATTTATTTTAATATTAATTCTAAAGAATCCACTAAATCACAAGGAGTTTTATTACTTCCAATTGAAACTTTATCTCTTGGACAAAAAGTCGCTGCAATTCTCACATTTATTTTTAATTTTGGCCTACATACCAACGATAATACACCACTTCTTATCGATCAGCCGGAAGATAATTTGGATAGCCAATATATATATAAAAATTTAGTTGAAAGTTTAAAAAAAATAAAAAACAAAAGGCAAGTAATTATAGTTACTCATAACCGGTGTTTGTCAACATAG
- a CDS encoding Spaf_1101 family AAA-like ATPase yields the protein MNTLVNEFKKNKTKFGTLQKCEIHLHTPASHDYKLTKGKTYKELEVEDILEICERELLFNKEQIQTFSEQITKGNFEGNGYYKLLEEKNIPYENFKEYLTYMLIAHKLYSENIQLVVITDHNTIGGYDKLKFALNEYFKTRIKSSATYRKSIFLLLGLEISCSDKNHVVGIFDESSISEVQKLVNNHIYSTVDGTIDTSLTIIKKIQKIGGIGYIAHINSSDFLGTGLYKKELFATSHLLGFTSLNNIDNLFEKKILQYSNKRKEDFCIIYEGDSHYLEDIGIRNTWIKINELSFNSFRKALTDYKFSIYTEKPQVTDKFIKNIHVKPSDKGFLGNISIGDNGFYVDFSKDLNCIIGGRGTGKSTLLNLIDTIFSRTSANQQQLKFLAEHRVIEIEFTYNNDDYMLKFISQLDPHKEYYTSEFFLEKAFKEERNDMHKLILADHWIDLYKISGEQIGPVTGYLKNDILNNVFRQSYSINNIVHRIEKGEIGDFVKEVIFDGIRFDEIDSFLMELRNTNRNTENI from the coding sequence TTAATGAATTTAAAAAAAATAAAACTAAATTTGGTACATTGCAAAAATGTGAAATACACTTACATACTCCTGCTTCCCATGATTATAAACTCACCAAAGGAAAAACGTATAAAGAATTAGAAGTTGAAGATATCTTAGAGATATGCGAAAGGGAATTATTATTTAATAAGGAACAAATACAAACTTTTTCAGAACAAATAACAAAAGGAAATTTTGAGGGTAATGGATACTATAAGTTACTTGAAGAAAAGAACATACCCTATGAAAACTTTAAAGAGTATCTAACCTACATGTTAATTGCACATAAATTATATAGTGAAAACATTCAATTAGTTGTGATTACAGATCACAACACAATCGGAGGATATGATAAACTCAAATTTGCCTTAAATGAGTATTTTAAAACAAGAATAAAATCAAGTGCAACATACCGGAAATCAATTTTCTTACTGTTAGGGTTAGAAATATCCTGTTCTGATAAAAACCATGTAGTAGGAATATTTGATGAAAGTAGCATTTCTGAAGTACAGAAGTTAGTAAATAACCATATTTACTCTACTGTAGATGGAACAATAGATACTAGCCTAACTATTATTAAAAAAATTCAAAAGATTGGTGGAATAGGTTATATAGCCCACATTAACTCTTCTGATTTCTTAGGTACTGGTTTATATAAAAAGGAACTCTTTGCTACTAGTCATCTTTTAGGATTTACAAGTTTAAATAATATAGATAACCTGTTTGAAAAAAAAATTTTACAATACTCAAACAAAAGAAAAGAAGACTTCTGTATAATATATGAAGGTGATTCTCACTATCTAGAAGATATAGGTATAAGAAATACATGGATTAAGATAAACGAATTATCTTTCAACAGTTTTAGAAAAGCATTAACTGATTATAAGTTTTCTATTTACACTGAGAAACCACAAGTAACTGATAAATTCATTAAAAATATCCATGTAAAACCCTCTGATAAGGGTTTTTTAGGGAATATAAGTATTGGTGATAACGGTTTCTATGTAGATTTTTCAAAAGATTTGAATTGTATTATTGGTGGCAGAGGTACTGGAAAGTCTACATTACTAAATTTAATAGATACTATTTTTTCACGTACATCTGCTAATCAGCAACAGCTTAAGTTTCTCGCAGAACATAGAGTTATAGAAATTGAGTTTACCTATAATAACGATGACTATATGCTAAAATTTATTTCACAGCTAGACCCCCACAAGGAGTATTATACTTCTGAATTTTTCTTAGAAAAGGCATTTAAGGAAGAAAGAAATGATATGCATAAATTAATTTTAGCAGATCACTGGATAGATTTATATAAGATTAGCGGTGAGCAAATTGGACCAGTAACTGGATATCTCAAGAATGATATCTTAAATAATGTTTTTCGCCAAAGCTATTCTATAAATAATATTGTACATAGAATAGAAAAAGGTGAGATTGGTGACTTTGTAAAAGAGGTTATTTTCGACGGTATAAGGTTTGATGAAATAGATTCTTTTCTTATGGAGCTTCGAAATACTAATAGGAATACAGAAAATATTTAA